A single Lolium perenne isolate Kyuss_39 chromosome 6, Kyuss_2.0, whole genome shotgun sequence DNA region contains:
- the LOC127326719 gene encoding tropinone reductase homolog At2g29290-like isoform X2, with amino-acid sequence MAAEMSREERWSLAGTTALVTGGSKGIGYAIVEELAGFGARVHTCSRNAAELEDSRRRWEEKGLRVTVAVCDVSVRADREKLMETIKETFDGKLDILVNNAGQLFVKAAAESTADEYSHLMATNLESFFHLSQLARPLLLNSSVAGGGSIVNMSSIGGTISYAGAAIYNVTKGAINQLTRSLATEWAPDMIRVNGVAPGFVTTDLIKDTTTDQLADEHSKTPMRRSGKPMEIAAAVSFLCLPAASFITGQVICVDGGRTISA; translated from the exons ATGGCGGCCGAGATGAGCAGAGAGGAGCGGTGGAGCCTCGCCGGCACGACGGCGCTCGTCACCGGCGGGAGCAAAGGGATCGGGTACGCCATAGTCGAGGAGCTCGCCGGGTTCGGGGCGCGGGTGCACACCTGCTCCCGGAACGCGGCCGAGCTGGAGGACAGCCGCCGGCGGTGGGAGGAGAAGGGTTTGCGAGTCACCGTCGCCGTCTGCGACGTCTCCGTGCGCGCCGACAGGGAGAAGCTCATGGAGAcgatcaaggaaaccttcgacggcAAGCTCGATATACTC GTAAACAACGCGGGGCAACTGTTCGTCAAGGCGGCCGCGGAGAGCACGGCGGACGAGTACTCGCATCTGATGGCCACTAATCTGGAGTCGTTCTTCCACCTCAGCCAGCTCGCCAGGCCTCTTCTGCTTAACTCCTCCGTTGCAGGAGGAGGCAGCATCGTCAACATGTCCTCCATTGGAGGCACGATCAGCTATGCAGGCGCCGCGATCTATAATGTCACGAAAG GAGCGATAAACCAGCTTACAAGGAGCCTTGCTACCGAGTGGGCACCGGACATGATCCGTGTGAATGGTGTCGCACCAGGCTTCGTCACGACTGATCTGATCAAAGAT ACAACTACAGATCAACTAGCGGATGAGCACTCGAAGACGCCGATGAGACGAAGCGGCAAGCCGATGGAGATTGCCGCGGCGGTGTCGTTTCTGTGCTTGCCAGCCGCCTCCTTCATCACCGGCCAGGTTATTTGCGTCGATGGTGGCCGAACCATTAGTGCTTAG
- the LOC127326719 gene encoding tropinone reductase homolog At2g29290-like isoform X1, with translation MAAEMSREERWSLAGTTALVTGGSKGIGYAIVEELAGFGARVHTCSRNAAELEDSRRRWEEKGLRVTVAVCDVSVRADREKLMETIKETFDGKLDILVNNAGQLFVKAAAESTADEYSHLMATNLESFFHLSQLARPLLLNSSVAGGGSIVNMSSIGGTISYAGAAIYNVTKGAINQLTRSLATEWAPDMIRVNGVAPGFVTTDLIKDVSAHTTTDQLADEHSKTPMRRSGKPMEIAAAVSFLCLPAASFITGQVICVDGGRTISA, from the exons ATGGCGGCCGAGATGAGCAGAGAGGAGCGGTGGAGCCTCGCCGGCACGACGGCGCTCGTCACCGGCGGGAGCAAAGGGATCGGGTACGCCATAGTCGAGGAGCTCGCCGGGTTCGGGGCGCGGGTGCACACCTGCTCCCGGAACGCGGCCGAGCTGGAGGACAGCCGCCGGCGGTGGGAGGAGAAGGGTTTGCGAGTCACCGTCGCCGTCTGCGACGTCTCCGTGCGCGCCGACAGGGAGAAGCTCATGGAGAcgatcaaggaaaccttcgacggcAAGCTCGATATACTC GTAAACAACGCGGGGCAACTGTTCGTCAAGGCGGCCGCGGAGAGCACGGCGGACGAGTACTCGCATCTGATGGCCACTAATCTGGAGTCGTTCTTCCACCTCAGCCAGCTCGCCAGGCCTCTTCTGCTTAACTCCTCCGTTGCAGGAGGAGGCAGCATCGTCAACATGTCCTCCATTGGAGGCACGATCAGCTATGCAGGCGCCGCGATCTATAATGTCACGAAAG GAGCGATAAACCAGCTTACAAGGAGCCTTGCTACCGAGTGGGCACCGGACATGATCCGTGTGAATGGTGTCGCACCAGGCTTCGTCACGACTGATCTGATCAAAGATGTAAGCGCACAC ACAACTACAGATCAACTAGCGGATGAGCACTCGAAGACGCCGATGAGACGAAGCGGCAAGCCGATGGAGATTGCCGCGGCGGTGTCGTTTCTGTGCTTGCCAGCCGCCTCCTTCATCACCGGCCAGGTTATTTGCGTCGATGGTGGCCGAACCATTAGTGCTTAG